The proteins below come from a single Agromyces flavus genomic window:
- a CDS encoding glycoside hydrolase family 13 protein, with the protein MSNAAEPRHPSTAPDWWKSAVVYQVYPRSFQDSDGDGVGDLRGILQRLDHLVHLGVDVVWLSPVYRSPQADNGYDISDYQEIDPAFGTLADFDELLAAMHERGLKLVMDLVVNHTSDEHPWFVASRSSRDDPKRDWYWWRPPREGAHGGDPGAEPTNWESFFSGPTWEWDEATGEYYLHLFDRKQPDLNWENPEVRHAVYEMMRWWLDRGVDGFRMDVINLISKHPHLPDGPVRAGRRHGDGGAFYVGGPRLHEFMQEMHREVFDGRDGLITVGETPGVTLDEAILFTDPARREVDMVFQFEHVGLDHGVSKFRPRKLEPGELAASLAKWQVGLHETGWNSLYLENHDQPRSVSRFGDAEVHWYSSATALATMLHLLRGTPYVYQGQELGMTNAPFSVIDEYRDVESLNAYAEEVASGTAVADALSGLSLMSRDHARTPVQWDASPNAGFTTGTPWLAVNPNHDRINAAAQVGDPGSVLEYYRQLIVLRHERPVVAHGDFEAVDAGHPAIFAFERVHDGERLLVVVNLSSVEHVPAFGGDIAAHWATGAGEPGDVPILTNTIPDSPAPFDAPLAPWEARVYASGD; encoded by the coding sequence ATGTCGAACGCAGCCGAGCCGCGCCATCCGTCGACCGCCCCCGACTGGTGGAAGTCGGCCGTGGTGTACCAGGTGTACCCGCGCAGCTTCCAGGACTCCGACGGCGACGGCGTCGGCGACCTCCGCGGCATCCTGCAGCGCCTCGACCACCTCGTACACCTCGGCGTCGACGTGGTGTGGCTCTCGCCGGTGTACCGCTCGCCGCAGGCCGACAACGGATACGACATCAGCGACTACCAGGAGATCGACCCCGCCTTCGGCACGCTGGCCGACTTCGACGAGCTGCTCGCGGCGATGCACGAGCGCGGCCTGAAGCTCGTCATGGACCTCGTGGTCAACCACACGTCCGACGAGCACCCCTGGTTCGTCGCCTCGCGTTCGAGCCGGGACGACCCGAAGCGCGACTGGTACTGGTGGCGACCGCCGCGCGAGGGCGCGCACGGCGGCGACCCGGGCGCCGAGCCGACCAACTGGGAGTCGTTCTTCTCGGGACCGACCTGGGAGTGGGACGAGGCGACCGGCGAGTACTACCTGCACCTGTTCGACCGCAAGCAGCCCGACCTCAACTGGGAGAACCCCGAGGTGCGGCACGCGGTGTACGAGATGATGCGCTGGTGGCTCGACCGGGGCGTCGACGGCTTCCGGATGGACGTCATCAACCTCATCTCGAAGCATCCGCACCTGCCCGACGGACCGGTGCGTGCCGGGCGGCGGCACGGCGACGGCGGCGCGTTCTACGTCGGCGGGCCGCGCCTGCACGAGTTCATGCAGGAGATGCATCGGGAGGTGTTCGACGGCCGCGACGGGCTCATCACGGTGGGCGAGACTCCGGGTGTGACGCTCGACGAGGCCATCCTCTTCACGGACCCCGCTCGGCGCGAGGTCGACATGGTGTTCCAGTTCGAGCACGTCGGGCTCGACCACGGCGTGAGCAAGTTCCGCCCGCGGAAGCTCGAACCCGGCGAGCTCGCCGCCTCGCTCGCCAAGTGGCAGGTGGGCCTGCACGAGACGGGATGGAACAGCCTCTACCTCGAGAACCACGACCAGCCCCGGTCGGTGAGCCGGTTCGGCGATGCCGAGGTGCACTGGTACAGCTCGGCGACCGCCCTCGCGACCATGCTGCACCTGCTGCGCGGCACGCCGTACGTGTACCAGGGCCAGGAGCTCGGCATGACGAACGCGCCGTTCTCGGTCATCGACGAGTACCGCGACGTCGAGTCGCTGAATGCGTACGCCGAGGAGGTCGCGAGCGGCACCGCCGTCGCCGACGCGCTCTCGGGCCTCAGCCTGATGAGCCGCGACCATGCCCGCACGCCCGTGCAGTGGGATGCATCGCCGAACGCGGGATTCACCACCGGCACGCCGTGGCTCGCGGTGAACCCCAACCACGATCGCATCAACGCGGCCGCCCAGGTCGGCGACCCCGGCTCGGTGCTCGAGTACTACCGTCAGCTCATCGTGCTGCGGCACGAGCGGCCGGTCGTGGCGCACGGCGACTTCGAGGCGGTGGATGCCGGGCACCCGGCGATCTTCGCGTTCGAGCGCGTGCACGATGGCGAGCGGCTCCTCGTCGTGGTCAACCTGTCGTCGGTCGAGCACGTGCCCGCGTTCGGCGGCGATATCGCCGCGCACTGGGCGACCGGTGCGGGCGAGCCGGGCGACGTGCCGATCCTGACCAACACGATCCCCGACTCGCCCGCGCCCTTCGATGCGCCGCTCGCGCCGTGGGAGGCGCGGGTCTACGCCTCCGGGGACTGA
- a CDS encoding carbohydrate-binding domain-containing protein, with translation MAFFRIPRPANAEQPVPRRRPWLAAARIAPVLLAGTLAFAGCTATTATTSDRSGTTDSTVSVASTAAVDPGLTAAEAMAENEAPPGEDGDDTWDATAEVAISLDGDTATVADGAAGVSIDGDTVTITAAGTYRLSGELAGQVVVDSPDTELVRIILDGVDISSDTTAALAVTSAERVQLVLADGSDNALSDASSYADGADVNAALFSAADLEIAGDGSLTVRGNGNDGIASKDGLTISGGEITVDAVDDGIRGKDEVMIAGGTITVSAGGDGLKADNAEEADRGYLAISGGTVTIDGSGDGLDAATDVIVWGGSLDVTAGGGAGGGSSVADGDSAKGLKGTVSVIVDGGEVAVDATEDAVHSDSTVHLANGTLALASGDDAVHADAALTISGGTVGVTQSYEGLEAAAVSIAGGSTSVVASDDGLNAGSTLDITGGELEVDAGGDGLDVNGAITMSGGTVVVNGPTAQNNGAIDFDSGFDISGGTLIAAGSNGMAMAPDADAAQASVLVTLEQVGAGTELELTAPDGTVVASIATTKSAATLAVSTPELLNGETYTVTADGTAIGSAVAGEQVSGGMGGPGGAMPPRP, from the coding sequence ATGGCCTTCTTCCGTATCCCCCGTCCCGCGAACGCCGAGCAGCCGGTGCCTCGGCGCCGGCCCTGGCTCGCCGCCGCCCGGATCGCGCCAGTGCTGCTCGCCGGCACGCTCGCGTTCGCGGGTTGCACCGCGACCACCGCCACGACGTCCGACCGGTCGGGCACCACCGACTCGACCGTGTCGGTCGCGTCCACGGCCGCCGTCGACCCCGGTCTCACCGCCGCCGAGGCGATGGCCGAGAACGAGGCGCCGCCGGGCGAGGACGGCGACGACACGTGGGACGCGACCGCCGAGGTCGCGATCTCGCTCGACGGCGACACGGCGACAGTGGCGGATGGCGCGGCCGGCGTGAGCATCGACGGCGACACCGTCACGATCACCGCCGCGGGCACCTACCGCCTGAGCGGCGAACTCGCCGGGCAGGTCGTCGTCGACAGCCCCGACACCGAACTCGTCCGCATCATCCTCGACGGCGTCGACATCTCGAGCGACACGACCGCCGCCCTCGCGGTCACGAGCGCCGAGCGCGTGCAGCTCGTGCTCGCCGACGGCAGCGACAACGCGCTCAGCGACGCGTCGAGCTACGCCGACGGCGCCGACGTGAACGCCGCCCTGTTCAGCGCGGCCGACCTCGAGATCGCCGGCGACGGCTCGCTGACCGTGCGGGGCAACGGCAACGACGGCATCGCGTCGAAGGACGGGCTCACCATCTCGGGCGGCGAGATCACGGTCGATGCGGTCGACGACGGCATCCGCGGCAAGGACGAGGTCATGATCGCGGGCGGCACGATCACGGTGTCCGCCGGCGGCGACGGGCTCAAGGCCGACAACGCCGAGGAGGCCGACCGCGGCTACCTCGCGATCTCGGGCGGCACCGTCACGATCGATGGCTCCGGCGACGGGCTGGATGCCGCGACCGACGTGATCGTCTGGGGCGGCTCGCTCGACGTCACGGCCGGCGGCGGCGCCGGCGGCGGCTCGAGCGTGGCCGACGGCGACTCTGCGAAGGGCCTCAAGGGCACCGTCTCGGTGATCGTCGACGGCGGCGAGGTCGCGGTCGACGCCACCGAGGACGCCGTCCACAGCGACAGCACGGTGCACCTCGCGAACGGCACGCTCGCGCTCGCGAGCGGCGACGACGCGGTGCACGCCGATGCCGCGCTCACCATCTCGGGCGGGACGGTGGGCGTGACCCAGTCGTACGAGGGCCTCGAGGCGGCGGCGGTGTCGATCGCCGGCGGCAGCACGTCGGTCGTCGCATCCGACGACGGCCTGAACGCGGGCAGCACGCTCGACATCACGGGCGGCGAGCTCGAGGTCGACGCCGGCGGCGACGGGCTCGACGTCAACGGCGCCATCACCATGTCGGGCGGCACGGTCGTCGTGAACGGCCCGACGGCGCAGAACAACGGTGCGATCGACTTCGACAGCGGGTTCGACATCAGCGGCGGCACGCTCATCGCCGCCGGGTCGAACGGCATGGCCATGGCGCCCGATGCGGATGCCGCACAGGCGTCGGTGCTCGTCACGCTCGAGCAGGTGGGTGCCGGCACCGAACTCGAGCTCACCGCGCCCGACGGCACCGTCGTCGCGAGCATCGCCACGACGAAGTCGGCGGCCACGCTCGCGGTGTCGACGCCCGAGCTCCTGAACGGCGAGACCTACACCGTGACGGCGGATGGCACGGCCATCGGCTCCGCGGTCGCCGGCGAGCAGGTCTCGGGCGGCATGGGCGGCCCCGGCGGCGCGATGCCGCCGCGCCCCTGA
- a CDS encoding polyphosphate polymerase domain-containing protein, producing MTARHAASVTPVPLRGIDALDGVDLEQLNAVAELQTRVDRKYMLPIAVLPALLERLPDGTRVLDLDGTRASSYESVYFDTPELTSFRLAAHARRRRFKIRTRSYVDSAASFLEVKTRGGRALTVKDRIAVDPAAAAALSGEARAYADEVLVEAGVGDLSHARLEPVLTTTYRRATLLLPGEPGRPASRATIDVDLAWIDRGVDGRFSRMLRTPASAIVETKSGAQAGAVDRALWAIGHRPMRVSKYATGLAAIRPGLPGNRWTRALDRHFSSAITEPLD from the coding sequence ATGACCGCCCGTCACGCGGCATCCGTCACGCCGGTGCCGCTGCGTGGCATCGACGCCCTCGACGGGGTCGACCTCGAGCAGCTGAACGCCGTGGCCGAGCTCCAGACCCGCGTCGACCGCAAGTACATGCTGCCGATCGCCGTGCTGCCGGCGCTGCTCGAGCGGCTGCCCGACGGGACGCGCGTGCTCGACCTCGACGGAACCCGCGCGAGCTCGTACGAGTCCGTCTACTTCGACACCCCGGAGCTCACGAGCTTCCGCCTCGCGGCGCACGCCCGTCGTCGGCGGTTCAAGATCCGCACGCGGTCGTACGTCGACTCCGCGGCGAGCTTCCTCGAGGTCAAGACCCGGGGCGGCCGGGCGCTCACCGTGAAGGACCGCATCGCGGTCGACCCCGCGGCCGCCGCCGCGCTCTCGGGCGAGGCGCGCGCCTACGCCGACGAGGTGCTCGTCGAGGCCGGCGTCGGCGACCTGTCGCACGCCCGCCTGGAGCCCGTGCTCACGACGACCTACCGACGAGCGACCCTCCTGCTGCCTGGTGAACCGGGTCGACCCGCGAGCCGCGCCACGATCGACGTCGACCTCGCCTGGATCGACCGGGGCGTCGACGGCCGCTTCAGCCGGATGCTGCGCACACCCGCCTCCGCGATCGTCGAGACGAAGTCCGGCGCGCAGGCCGGCGCGGTCGACCGGGCGCTCTGGGCGATCGGTCACCGTCCCATGCGCGTCTCGAAGTACGCGACCGGGCTCGCGGCGATCCGCCCCGGCCTGCCCGGCAATCGATGGACGCGCGCGCTCGACCGGCACTTCAGCTCCGCGATCACCGAGCCGCTCGACTGA
- a CDS encoding DUF4956 domain-containing protein, with protein MDQTLLIAADLVAVALLVFALYFPRHRRRDLVVAYLTVNVGVLAVALVLGTSTIGAGLGLGLFGVLSIIRLRSSEIEQHEVAYYFAALAIGLLGGLGATYGWLTLGLMALVLVVLGVGDHPALFRRTRQQVLVLDRAFPDERELHDHLASLLAGRIRSARVDQLDLVNDSTTVTVRYEVPRVSGDALRRPAPTVTAVSFEGAGR; from the coding sequence ATGGATCAGACCCTCCTCATCGCCGCCGACCTCGTCGCGGTCGCCCTCCTCGTGTTCGCCCTCTACTTCCCGCGCCATCGGCGGCGCGACCTGGTCGTCGCGTACCTCACCGTCAACGTCGGCGTCCTCGCCGTGGCGCTCGTGCTCGGCACCAGCACCATCGGCGCGGGCCTCGGCCTCGGGCTGTTCGGCGTGCTGTCGATCATCCGGCTCCGGTCGAGCGAGATCGAGCAGCACGAGGTCGCGTACTACTTCGCGGCGCTCGCGATCGGGCTGCTCGGCGGCCTGGGGGCGACGTACGGATGGCTCACGCTCGGGCTCATGGCGCTCGTGCTCGTCGTGCTCGGGGTCGGCGACCACCCCGCCCTGTTCCGCCGCACGCGGCAGCAGGTGCTCGTGCTCGACCGCGCGTTCCCCGACGAGCGCGAACTGCACGACCACCTCGCGTCGCTGCTCGCCGGCCGCATCCGGTCGGCGCGCGTCGACCAGCTCGACCTCGTCAACGACTCGACGACGGTGACGGTGCGATACGAGGTGCCGCGCGTCTCGGGCGATGCCCTCCGCAGGCCCGCCCCGACGGTCACCGCCGTGTCGTTCGAGGGAGCGGGACGATGA
- a CDS encoding PepSY domain-containing protein, giving the protein MKKRTIWITSAAAAAALALGGTAIAYGATDGFEADDDRAGSSQESETTDQLTGADLEKATEAALAEAGAGEVTEAEREDDADAPYEVDVRLDSGKSVEVSLDENFDVIAVQDDDADDANETDGD; this is encoded by the coding sequence ATGAAGAAGCGCACCATCTGGATCACGTCCGCCGCGGCGGCCGCGGCTCTCGCCCTCGGCGGCACCGCCATCGCCTACGGCGCGACCGACGGATTCGAGGCCGACGACGACCGAGCCGGCTCGTCGCAGGAGTCGGAGACCACCGACCAGTTGACCGGCGCAGACCTCGAGAAGGCGACCGAGGCGGCGCTCGCCGAGGCCGGCGCGGGCGAGGTCACCGAGGCCGAGCGCGAGGACGACGCCGACGCGCCGTACGAGGTCGACGTCCGCCTCGACTCCGGGAAGTCGGTCGAGGTCTCGCTCGACGAGAACTTCGACGTCATCGCGGTCCAGGACGACGACGCGGACGACGCGAACGAGACCGACGGCGACTGA
- a CDS encoding sensor histidine kinase → MRGRITLVAASVVALALLLGAVVFWLTLRSSLLEGVRAAAEQDAAALASQVEAGGTESLGDLGELDDDRIVLIVGGDGTVVGASDDAPRVAAESADGTSIRVDDETYLIAREDADDDAGDLAVIVGRSTEPAEDTLATVARLLAISVPLLVALVALTTWIVVGRSLAPVERMRRQVDAVTATTLADRIDEPRSDDEIARLARTLNGMLARLEASQATQRRFISDASHELKSPLATLRQYAEVARAHPDRIGDAELGEVVLEEGGRLERLVQGMLVLARADEGMLRPEPADVDLDDLLLEEARRVRGTGIAVDTSGVRAARVRGDSGLLAQLVRNLVDNAARHARTGIALAVSPDGHRGPVVLTVDDDGAGIPPAERARVFDRFVRLDDARARDTGGSGLGLAIAREIARAHGGSVAVEDAPSGGARLRVELPGEPSAQLA, encoded by the coding sequence GTGCGTGGCCGGATCACGCTCGTCGCGGCATCCGTCGTCGCCCTCGCGCTGCTGCTCGGGGCGGTGGTCTTCTGGCTGACCCTGCGGTCGTCGCTCCTCGAGGGCGTGCGGGCGGCGGCGGAACAGGATGCGGCGGCGCTGGCCTCGCAGGTCGAGGCGGGCGGCACGGAGTCGCTCGGCGATCTCGGCGAACTCGACGACGACCGGATCGTGCTGATCGTGGGCGGCGACGGCACGGTCGTCGGCGCGAGCGACGACGCGCCGCGCGTCGCGGCCGAGTCGGCCGACGGTACGAGCATCCGCGTCGACGACGAGACGTACCTGATCGCGCGCGAGGACGCGGACGACGACGCCGGCGACCTCGCCGTCATCGTCGGGCGCAGCACGGAGCCTGCCGAGGACACGCTCGCGACCGTCGCCCGCCTCCTGGCGATCTCGGTGCCGCTGCTCGTCGCACTCGTCGCGCTCACGACCTGGATCGTGGTCGGACGCTCGCTCGCACCCGTCGAGCGCATGCGCAGGCAGGTCGATGCGGTGACCGCGACCACGCTCGCCGACCGCATCGACGAACCGCGTTCCGACGACGAGATCGCGCGTCTCGCGCGCACGCTCAACGGCATGCTCGCGCGGCTCGAGGCATCCCAGGCGACGCAGCGACGATTCATCTCGGACGCCTCGCACGAACTGAAGTCCCCCCTCGCGACGCTGCGCCAGTACGCCGAGGTCGCGCGCGCGCACCCCGACCGCATCGGCGACGCGGAGCTCGGCGAGGTGGTGCTCGAGGAGGGCGGCCGGCTCGAACGCCTCGTGCAGGGCATGCTCGTGCTCGCCCGCGCCGACGAGGGGATGCTCCGGCCGGAACCGGCGGACGTCGACCTCGACGACCTGCTGCTCGAGGAGGCGCGTCGAGTGCGCGGCACGGGCATCGCGGTCGACACGAGCGGCGTCCGGGCGGCGCGCGTGCGCGGTGATTCCGGCCTCCTCGCGCAGCTCGTGCGCAACCTCGTCGACAACGCCGCCCGCCACGCGCGGACCGGTATCGCGCTCGCCGTCTCGCCCGACGGTCACCGCGGACCCGTCGTGCTGACCGTCGACGACGACGGAGCCGGCATCCCACCCGCCGAGCGCGCCCGTGTCTTCGACCGGTTCGTGCGCCTCGACGACGCGCGGGCGCGCGACACCGGCGGCAGTGGGCTCGGCCTCGCGATCGCGCGCGAGATCGCTCGCGCGCACGGCGGTTCCGTGGCCGTCGAGGATGCGCCGAGCGGCGGGGCGCGCCTGCGCGTGGAGCTGCCGGGCGAGCCATCCGCCCAGCTGGCGTGA
- a CDS encoding response regulator transcription factor — MRLLVVEDETRLAEGLKRGLEAEGFAVDVAADGTDGLWLARENRYAAILLDIMLPGTNGYLVCRALRDAGDWTPVLMLTAKDGEWDQVEALDTGADDYLTKPFSFAVLVARVRALIRRGATARPTVLSAGDLELDPATRGVRRGDSVVDLTAREFAVLEFLMRRVGEVVSKREILEGVWDFDFDGDPNIVEVYVRHLRNKVDRPFAREAIQTLRGAGYRLAADGG, encoded by the coding sequence ATGCGCCTGCTGGTGGTCGAGGACGAGACGCGCCTCGCCGAGGGGCTCAAGCGCGGCCTCGAGGCCGAGGGCTTCGCCGTCGACGTGGCCGCCGACGGCACCGATGGGCTCTGGCTCGCGCGCGAGAACCGATACGCGGCGATCCTCCTCGACATCATGCTGCCGGGCACGAACGGCTACCTCGTGTGCCGCGCGCTCCGCGACGCCGGCGACTGGACGCCCGTGCTCATGCTCACGGCGAAGGACGGCGAGTGGGACCAGGTCGAGGCGCTCGACACCGGGGCCGACGACTACCTGACGAAGCCCTTCTCGTTCGCGGTGCTCGTCGCGCGCGTGCGGGCGCTGATCCGCCGCGGTGCGACGGCGCGCCCGACGGTGCTGTCGGCGGGCGACCTCGAGCTCGACCCGGCCACGCGCGGCGTGCGCCGGGGCGACTCGGTGGTCGACCTCACCGCGCGCGAGTTCGCGGTGCTCGAGTTCCTCATGCGCCGCGTCGGCGAGGTGGTGTCCAAGCGCGAGATCCTCGAGGGGGTGTGGGACTTCGACTTCGACGGCGATCCGAACATCGTCGAGGTCTACGTCCGCCACCTCCGGAACAAGGTCGACCGCCCGTTCGCGCGCGAGGCCATCCAGACCCTTCGCGGGGCGGGGTACCGGCTGGCGGCGGACGGTGGCTGA
- a CDS encoding LLM class flavin-dependent oxidoreductase yields MPLSPRLSVLDLVPVRSGQSSAAAVAASVALAQAADRLGFTRYWFAEHHNMPAVASTTPPVLIAATAARTERIRVGSGGVMLPNHAPLVVAEQFAALEALAPGRIDLGIGRAPGSDPVITQLLRISGPTADVDRFPDHVADILSLLSPDGATLRLTSGREYPIQATPAATAVPELWLLGSSDYSARLAAELGLPYVFANHFSGEGLEQALELYRSGYRPSERHPSPQTILTLNAVVADTAEEADERALPQLRSMARLRLNRPMRPLETVDEALAAARDSDADDVIARMRPRWVIGDADASASAVRALAERHGIDEVMVAPVAGSRADEPADAAPGRIRTLELLVDRLSA; encoded by the coding sequence ATGCCTCTCTCGCCACGTCTCTCGGTCCTGGATCTCGTGCCCGTGCGCAGCGGTCAATCGTCGGCGGCCGCGGTCGCGGCATCCGTCGCCCTCGCGCAGGCCGCCGACCGACTCGGCTTCACGCGCTACTGGTTCGCCGAGCACCACAACATGCCCGCGGTCGCGTCGACGACGCCGCCCGTCCTCATCGCCGCGACGGCCGCGCGCACCGAGCGCATCCGCGTCGGCTCGGGCGGCGTCATGCTCCCGAATCACGCGCCGCTCGTGGTCGCGGAGCAGTTCGCCGCACTCGAGGCGCTCGCTCCGGGCCGCATCGACCTCGGCATCGGCAGGGCGCCGGGCAGCGACCCCGTCATCACCCAGCTGTTGCGCATCTCGGGCCCGACGGCCGACGTCGACCGCTTCCCCGACCACGTCGCCGACATCCTGAGCCTGCTGTCGCCGGATGGCGCGACGCTGCGCCTCACGAGCGGACGCGAGTACCCGATCCAGGCCACGCCTGCCGCGACGGCCGTGCCCGAGCTGTGGCTGCTCGGCAGCTCCGACTACTCGGCGCGGCTCGCGGCCGAGCTCGGACTGCCGTACGTGTTCGCGAACCACTTCTCGGGCGAGGGGTTGGAGCAGGCGCTCGAGCTGTACCGGTCCGGGTACCGGCCGAGCGAGCGGCATCCGTCGCCGCAGACGATCCTCACGCTCAACGCGGTCGTCGCTGACACGGCCGAGGAGGCGGACGAGCGGGCGCTGCCCCAACTGCGGTCCATGGCGCGGCTGCGCCTGAACCGTCCGATGCGGCCGCTCGAGACGGTCGACGAGGCGCTCGCGGCAGCGCGCGACTCCGACGCCGACGACGTGATCGCGCGCATGCGGCCGCGCTGGGTCATCGGCGACGCGGATGCCTCGGCGTCGGCCGTGCGCGCGCTCGCCGAGCGCCACGGCATCGACGAGGTCATGGTCGCGCCGGTCGCGGGCTCGCGGGCCGACGAGCCGGCGGATGCCGCGCCGGGTCGCATCCGCACGCTCGAGCTGCTCGTCGACCGCCTCTCCGCATAA
- a CDS encoding FAD-binding oxidoreductase has product MNSLAFDTPALSLREAFAMLAERLDGRLVLPGDPDWDAARAAWNLSVDQRPAAVVVAATAADIARTVRAARELGLAVAPQGTGHNAAPLVEGDGLSDAILLKTHELRAVEVRPTQRLARVEAGALWGDVVAAAAPHGLAALAGSSHDVGVVGYTLGGGVSFLGRQHGLAANHVVAVELVTADGEFRRVDAEHDAELFWAVRGGGGDFGVVTAIEFRLFEIEQVVAGTLFFPIERSDEVLQAWSEWTRSVPDSVTSVGRVLRVPPMPELPPFLSGRSFVVVEAVVLESPERADALLAPLRALHPEIDTVHPQAPAELLQLHMDPPGPTPGLGGGMMLADLPAEGVRALVDAVGPDADTALLSVEIRHLGGAFEPAAAVDLAAESGLPEPGAIAGFEGRYLVYAVGIAVPETAEAVVASLGRLLSRIEPWRATTEYLNFVERPTTGEQVFGDDGRLARLRALKNAVDPTGVIRSNHPVRR; this is encoded by the coding sequence GTGAACTCCCTTGCCTTCGACACCCCCGCCCTGTCGCTTCGCGAAGCCTTCGCGATGCTCGCCGAACGCCTCGACGGCCGGCTCGTCCTGCCCGGCGACCCCGACTGGGACGCGGCCCGCGCGGCGTGGAACCTCTCCGTCGACCAGCGCCCGGCCGCCGTCGTCGTCGCGGCGACGGCCGCCGACATCGCCCGCACGGTCCGCGCGGCCCGCGAGCTGGGCCTCGCCGTCGCACCGCAGGGCACCGGGCACAACGCAGCACCTCTCGTCGAGGGCGACGGCCTCTCGGACGCCATCCTGCTGAAGACCCACGAGCTGCGCGCCGTCGAGGTGCGCCCGACGCAGCGCCTCGCACGCGTCGAGGCCGGCGCCCTGTGGGGCGACGTCGTCGCCGCGGCCGCACCGCACGGCCTCGCCGCGCTCGCCGGCTCGTCGCACGATGTCGGCGTCGTCGGGTACACGCTCGGCGGCGGTGTCTCGTTCCTCGGCCGCCAGCACGGACTCGCCGCGAACCACGTCGTCGCGGTCGAGCTCGTGACCGCCGACGGCGAGTTCCGCCGAGTCGACGCCGAGCACGACGCCGAGTTGTTCTGGGCCGTCCGCGGCGGAGGTGGGGACTTCGGCGTCGTCACCGCCATCGAGTTCCGCCTGTTCGAGATCGAGCAGGTCGTGGCCGGCACGCTCTTCTTCCCGATCGAGCGCAGCGACGAGGTGCTCCAGGCGTGGTCCGAGTGGACGCGCTCGGTGCCCGACAGCGTCACGTCGGTCGGCCGGGTGCTGCGGGTGCCGCCGATGCCCGAGCTGCCGCCGTTCCTCTCGGGCCGGTCGTTCGTCGTCGTCGAGGCCGTCGTGCTCGAGTCGCCCGAGCGAGCGGATGCGCTCCTCGCGCCCCTGCGTGCGCTGCACCCCGAGATCGACACCGTGCACCCGCAGGCGCCGGCCGAGCTGCTCCAGCTCCACATGGACCCGCCCGGCCCCACGCCGGGTCTCGGCGGCGGCATGATGCTCGCCGACCTCCCGGCCGAGGGGGTGCGCGCCCTCGTCGACGCGGTCGGGCCCGACGCCGACACGGCGCTGCTCTCCGTCGAGATCCGCCACCTCGGCGGCGCGTTCGAGCCGGCCGCCGCCGTCGACCTCGCAGCCGAGTCGGGGCTGCCGGAGCCCGGCGCGATCGCGGGGTTCGAGGGCCGCTACCTCGTCTACGCGGTCGGCATCGCCGTGCCGGAGACCGCCGAGGCGGTCGTGGCCTCGCTCGGCCGGCTGCTCTCGCGCATCGAGCCGTGGCGCGCCACGACGGAGTACCTCAACTTCGTCGAGCGCCCCACGACGGGCGAGCAGGTGTTCGGCGACGACGGCCGGCTCGCACGGCTGCGGGCGCTGAAGAACGCCGTCGACCCGACGGGCGTCATCCGCTCGAACCACCCGGTGCGTCGCTGA